The following are encoded together in the Salvia hispanica cultivar TCC Black 2014 chromosome 6, UniMelb_Shisp_WGS_1.0, whole genome shotgun sequence genome:
- the LOC125195426 gene encoding putative disease resistance protein At1g50180 has product MAEAVVSIALQTIRDLLLEEGRFLAGVADQVRELEWQLKEMKCFLQDADKRRHESRTISNWISEIRDLVHISESAIERHASYQYFSSRRRGFIHFIRKYSCILEDCNPLHQLGSEISKIISNLERIRKVMQENGITKSIITNRNEEGESSGGNNMSRKTFPNLEKGDCFVGMENELEQLVHHLEEDTKDQIISVWGMGGSGKTAIVKKVYNETTTFDLLAWVCITQQCESRTVWEDVLRQLENQNKKKKKKKSVSSVNDEPRIRGEVSSLSNSELIERLCEIQRDKRCLIVLDDLWELSHWNELKHPFIVQDLQSKILVTTRKQEVADIGLAVEHGLLHVDAALELLKYKAFQYGNIPDFAFDKRFDKIGKEMVQKCGYLPLAISLLGGVLRKKKSIVEWELVNKDIKEAIYRDGTQIHGVLNLSYESLPYYLKPCFLCMGIFKEDETIVVRHLYKMWIAQGMISYENIGDKEDTLMDIAELYLSELASRSIVQVEILYSYDVANRTKKYSTCKLHDVVRELCLKLGKREDFGVQSLEYQGGKLSALLWQASSDMKIQHLAIHLRSEVEHEITVACGEDNSKHVRSFRISNLVKANAVEFPPQIMVDFHKFKLLRDLAIVRFKFAGGKLPRGITTLVHLRCLRLEACELDKLPSSMRNLIYMDTLDLKHSMNVEVPNVFKEMLRLKHLTFPVYGNEKVGNYRVRLDDGVDELETLLYFDSRCHEFKCMDRMKNLRRFSARIHDNESLSGIMNAIANWNKIVFCTVHIEDSCDLANEPLLENALTCPNLHDLWISSKLGKALAECKGDLISSKLRFLDLFGCEIEDDPMGILGKLPCLIRLRLYKDSFVGEEMRCPKKSFLHLKKLVLRGLPKLREWRVESGAMPLLSDITIGECSCLQMVPDGLTAISTLQTLVVKRMPQLRKRVSPSGQDFHKLCHVSSIIIKD; this is encoded by the exons ATGGCAGAGGCAGTGGTTTCGATCGCTCTACAGACCATCCGTGATTTGCTATTGGAGGAGGGAAGGTTTTTAGCTGGTGTGGCCGATCAAGTCAGGGAGCTCGAGTGGCAGCTCAAAGAGATGAAGTGTTTCCTCCAAGATGCTGACAAAAGACGACATGAAAGCAGAACCATCTCCAACTGGATCTCCGAGATCAGAGATCTCGTCCACATATCCGAATCCGCCATTGAAAGACACGCATCTTATCAGTACTTTTCTTCAAGGCGAAGAGGCTTCATACATTTCATCCGCAAATATTCCTGCATTTTGGAAGATTGCAACCCGCTCCACCAATTAGGTTCCgagatttcaaaaattatatcaaatctTGAGAGGATAAGGAAAGTTATGCAAGAAAATGGCATAACAAAGAGCATAATCACCAATCGAAACGAAGAGGGGGAAAGCTCGGGTGGAAACAACATGTCAAGGAAGACTTTCCCCAATTTGGAGAAGGGAGATTGCTTCGTAGGCATGGAGAATGAGCTGGAGCAGCTTGTTCATCACCTAGAGGAAGACACAAAGGATCAAATTATTTCAGTGTGGGGAATGGGAGGCTCAGGCAAGACTGCCATTGTCAAGAAGGTGTACAATGAGACGACCACCTTTGATCTCTTGGCATGGGTTTGCATTACTCAACAATGTGAAAGTCGAACAGTTTGGGAGGATGTTCTCAGGCAACTAGAGAATcagaacaagaagaagaaaaaaaagaagagtgtTTCAAGTGTGAACGATGAGCCACGAATAAGGGGGGAGGTTTCAAGTCTGAGCAACTCAGAGTTGATTGAGAGACTATGTGAGATACAAAGAGATAAGAGATGTCTCATTGTTTTGGATGATCTTTGGGAACTTTCTCATTGGAATGAGTTGAAGCATCCATTCATTGTCCAAGATTTGCAGAGCAAAATCTTGGTCACCACACGGAAACAAGAGGTTGCAGATATTGGATTGGCAGTGGAACATGGTCTTTTACACGTGGATGCTGCTTTGGAACTACTCAAATACAAAGCATTTCAGTATGGCAACATTCCAG ATTTTGCATTTGATAAAAGATTCgataaaataggaaaagaaatggTGCAAAAATGTGGGTATTTGCCGTTGGCAATTTCTTTACTCGGCGGGGtcttaagaaagaaaaagtcgATCGTGGAGTGGGAATTAGTAAATAAGGATATCAAAGAAGCCATATACAGGGATGGAACGCAGATTCATGGAGTGTTAAATTTAAGCTATGAAAGTCTACCCTATTACTTGAAGCCTTGTTTTCTGTGTATGGGTATATTCAAGGAGGACGAAACCATAGTTGTTAGGCATCTATATAAGATGTGGATAGCACAAGGCATGATTTCATATGAGAATATTGGAGACAAGGAGGACACTTTAATGGATATCGCTGAGTTGTACTTAAGTGAGTTGGCATCCAGGTCCATCGTTCAAGTTGAAATTCTGTATTCTTATGATGTAGCAAATAGAacgaaaaaatatagtacgtGCAAACTTCATGACGTAGTACGAGAACTTTGTTTGAAATTGGGGAAAAGAGAGGATTTTGGTGTGCAAAGTTTGGAGTATCAAGGTGGGAAACTTAGTGCCTTACTTTGGCAAGCATCCTCAGACATGAAAATACAACATTTGGCTATCCATTTAAGAAGTGAAGTCGAACATGAGATTACAGTTGCTTGTGGAGAAGATAATAGCAAACATGTCAGATCTTTTCGCATATCCAATCTCGTAAAAGCGAATGCTGTTGAGTTTCCTCCACAAATTATGGttgattttcataaatttaaattgttgagAGATCTAGCTATCGTGAGATTCAAATTTGCAGGAGGAAAGTTACCGAGAGGAATCACTACTCTGGTTCACCTTAGATGTTTGCGTTTAGAAGCATGTGAACTTGATAAGCTACCGTCATCCATGagaaatttgatatatatggaTACACTTGATTTAAAACATTCCATGAATGTTGAAGTTCCAAATGTTTTTAAGGAGATGTTACGACTAAAACACTTAACTTTTCCTGTctatggaaatgaaaaagttggAAATTATCGAGTAAGATTGGATGATGGAGTAGATGAGTTGGAGACTCTACTATACTTTGATAGTAGATGTCATGAATTTAAATGTATGGACAGAATGAAGAATCTCCGACGTTTTTCAGCTAGAATACATGATAATGAAAGCTTGTCAGGTATCATGAATGCTATTGCGAACTGGAACAAGATAGTGTTTTGTACTGTTCATATCGAAGACAGTTGCGACTTAGCGAATGAGCCATTGCTGGAGAATGCTTTGACATGTCCTAATCTTCATGACTTGTGGATAAGTTCTAAGTTAGGGAAGGCGCTAGCAGAGTGCAAGGGTGACTTGATAAGCTCCAAACTTAGGTTTTTGGATCTGTTTGGTTGTGAGATTGAGGATGATCCAATGGGGATACTGGGAAAGCTTCCTTGCTTGATAAGATTGCGATTATATAAGGACTCATTTGTTGGGGAGGAGATGAGGTGTCCAAAAAAGAGTTTTCTTCACCTCAAGAAGCTAGTATTAAGAGGTTTACCAAAGTTGAGGGAGTGGAGAGTGGAGTCGGGAGCCATGCCCCTTCTCTCTGACATAACGATCGGAGAATGTTCTTGCCTGCAGATGGTTCCAGATGGATTGACTGCCATTTCTACCCTTCAAACTCTAGTAGTGAAACGAATGCcacaattgagaaaaagagTATCACCGTCAGGACAAGATTTCCACAAACTCTGCCACGTCTCTTCAATAATCATCAAGGACTAG